The genomic region TGCCATTGTGGAGCTAGTAGAGCATCTTGACAAAGAAGGTTTGCTTGCGCCTGAAAATAAGGAGGATGTGCTTGCCGCACTTCAGGTGCGCGAGGATCAGATTTCTACTGGTATTGGTTCCGGTGTAGCCATTCCGCATGCGTTTTCCGATAAGCTGGAGCATGTTGTGGCGATGTTCGGGCGCTCCAAGGATGGTATAGACTTCGAGGCCCTGGATAATGCACCGGTAAACTTCGTACTACTTTTCGTAGTGCCTAAGAAGGACTACCACATGCACCTCCAGACCTTGGCGGCCATCGCTAAGATGTTCAACAATTGTGAGGTGCGCCAGCAACTCGCGGAGGCTGAGACTCGCCGTGATATTCTGGAGATTCTTGGATCTCGTCCTTCACGGATTCACAGCGAGCGCTAGTCCAGGCGTTGCTGGCTGAGATGTTTTTTGATCCGCACGGGGGTTGCGGGTTTGGCGATTTTCTGATTTATGGAGGCCATGACATTCCAGCAGGTTATTGAAAGTCGCTTGTTAGAAGCATTTGCGGCGGCAGGCATCGAACTGCCAGAAGGCTTCAAGGCTCAGGTCGTACAGAGTGCGGACCTGCGCTTTGGCGATTACCAGGCCAATTCTGCCATGGCGCTCGCCAAACGCCTGCGAATGAACCCACGCGAACTCGCCACTCAGGTCGTGGAGGCGCTTCAGGTGGAAGATTTGGCCACAACGGAGATCGCAGGTCCAGGATTCATCAACTTCCGCATCAAGCCTGAGGCATGGGCTGGCAAGGTGGCTGAGCTGCTTGGCGATGAACGTCTCGGTGTTGAGAAGGTGGAGAACCCAGAGAATATCGTAGTCGATTTCTCCGCGCCAAACGTGGCCAAGCCAATGCATGTGGGCCACATCCGCTCCACCATCATTGGTGATTCCCTTTCCCGTATCTCTCGCTTCTTGGGGCACAATGTGATCACGGACAACCACATCGGCGACTGGGGCACCCAGTTCGGGATGGTGATTTATGGCTGGAAGAATCTGCTCGATGAAGCGGCTCTGAAAGCTGATCCGCTGCAGGAATTGCTGCGCCTCTACCGAGGTGTGAATGCTCTCTGCAAGGAAGACGAGGCCGTGAAAGACCAGTGCCGTGAAGAGCTGGTGAAGCTGCAAAGCGGAGATCAGGAAAACTACGCGATCTGGGAAAAGTGCGTAGAGGTCTCCAAGCTGGGCCTCGATAAGATTTACGACCGCCTGGAGGTGACTTTTGATCATTGGCTGGGTGAGAGCTATTACAATGATGCCTTGGCTCCACTGGTGGAGACCATGGAAAAGGAAGGTATGGCGCGTGAGAGTGACGGCGCTCTCTGTGTTTTCTCCAGCGGTGAAGGTGATCCCGGTAACGACCCTTTCAAAGAGAAGCGTGACGGAGAGTGGAGTGATCTACCCATGATCATCCGCAAGCGCGACGGAGGTTTCAACTACGCTACCACGGATATCGCGACTGTAGACTACCGTCTGCATGAGTGGAATGCGGACAAGATCTGGTACGTGGTGGATGCTCGTCAGGGGCTTCACTTCAAGCAGCTCTTCGATGTTTCCAAGCGTCGCGGCTGCAAGGCCGAACTGAAGCACGTGTCCTTCGGAACCATTCTCGGCAAAGATGGGAAACCACTCAAGACCCGTGATGGTGACCTTCCTCAGCTAGAGGATGTGCTCAGTGATGCTATCAAGCAGTCACGCATTGTTCTCGAAGAGAAGAGTGGTCACCTCGAAGAAGAGGAGAAAGAAAAGCTCGCGGAGGTAATTGGACTCGGTGCGGTGAAATTCACCGAACTCAGCCACCACCGTGCGAGTGACTATATTTTCGATCTGGAGAAAATGGTAGCTCTTGTGGGAGACACAGCTCCATATCTGCAAAATGCATACGTCCGTACTCGTTCCATTTTCCGTAAGCTGGAGGAAGAGGTGGTTCTGGATAGCGAGGGTCTTACCATCACGGAGGACGGAGAAATCCACCTAAGCCGTATCCTCTCCCGTTTCGGTGAGGTGCTTCCAAGTGTGCTGGATGATTTGCGCCCGAATATCTTGGCGAACTACTTGCTGGATCTGGCAAAGGCCTTCCACAGCTTCTTCGAGGCTTGCCCAGTATTGAAGAGTGAGGGAGAAGTGCGTAAATCACGTCTCGTGCTCTGTGAGCTCACTGCTCGCGTGCTGGAGAAAGGCTTAGGCCTGCTCGGGATCAACGTGCCTGAGCGCATGTAGTAGCTCTGGCAGTAATCATTCATATAAAGAACGGCCTTGGTTGTAGAACCAAGGCCGTTTTGCATTTGGGGTGTTTGAGGGAGATTATTCTACTATCTCAGCATTGACTGCACCGTCTTGTGTCGCCTCTTTGCTGACGTCTGCTGCGCCTTCGCCAAACTCTAGGTCCAGGAGTCTCTGGATGCCTTCATTGGCGAACTTGCTGTTCGGGTAGATTCGCTTGGCCTCGAGATACCAGGAGAGGGCTGAGCCTGTCTGAGCAATATTCTTTTCCTCGAGGTTCTTGGCGCGGGTGAGTGCATTGGTGAAGGTGGCTACTTCTCCTGCAAGGCGGGCCTTGGTATTGGCGATCTTGGGATCATCGAAGTACTTGACCTGAGCTTTGTAGACGGCCTCCCACGCGGCATGTGGCTGGCCAGCGGCTTCGAGCTGCTTTGCTGTTTCCAGAGCTTTTTCGATTTCCTCGATGGAGGTGCCGATTTCTTCAAGTTGCTTCATGCGAGCCTCATCATTCATCTTGCCGAGTACAACTACGAATGTGGACTTGCGAGGTTCCTCGAGCATGGCGCGGTAGGATTTTGCTGCCAGAAGGTTATCAAAGTCTTTTATGGCGTTTGCGGCAAGGTCCTGATCCTCGGTCATTCCTGCAATCTGTTTATCCAGAGCTGAATTAAGGTCACCGATGGCCGGGTTGCCTGGCCACATCTTGATCGCGTTTTCCATGGCCACTTTGAATTTGTCCGTTTCTTTATTGAGCAGGGCAAATTTGGCGTCACGTACATAGCTGTCTGACCCGCGCTTGTGGGCTGATATGTAGGAATTGGCTTTGGAGCTGTTGTAGTCTGTGGCCTGAGATTTGAGTGACTCATTGAGTTCGGTGGCTCTGGCGAGTTCCTTGGCGGACAGAGCTTCGATGAGATCATTGCCGTCTTGGACGTACTGCTGGATTCTTGCTTTGGAGTCGATCGGGACGGTCTGAACGACAGGAAGGAATTCACCGATGGCATAGGCTTCAACCAAGCGTTCTGAGGCTGCATGTAAGCGGTCCTGAGCGAGGTTGTTGCGGAATGCGTCGATCAAGGTGCGTGTCTTACGAATCGCTTCGTTGGCGGCTGCATCTAATCCGGAAACAGTAGGGTTCACACCTATTCCTTCAGAGAAAAACTTCTCGGTATCAGAGCCTTTCTTGAGGCGCATTTTCTGATCACCGTCTTTGAAGATAAGGTTATAGAAGCGGGAGGAGATCACGACGTGCTCGAAGCGGCGCTGCATGAAGAGCTGCACCATCATCGCCTGATACTGGATCTTGGACTGGGTCAGGCTGATAGCTCCTTCTCCTTCGTACTTCTTCTTGATGGCTTCGATTTCTACGAGCCTCTTCTGCATCATGAGGTACTCGGTAGAGGTGACACGTGAATTATTCTGCTGACGGCCATTCTTGCCGTTTTTGCCGCCGTTGCCTCCTGTAGGCTGTGGCGTTTGGAACTCCAGTTTGGACTCCATGATGCCCATGTTGTAGATGATGCGATCACGTTCCTTGTTGAGGCGCTCAATAGCCTCCTTTTTACTGCCGATGCCTTGCTTGGTGAGAAGGGCGGAGTAGATGGAGTTGCCCAGGGACTCACAGATGTTTCCGTCACCAGGATAATCGGAGGCTTTTTCGAGCAGCTCGTAGGCAGCTTTGAGGTTCTGTCCTTCTTCGTTTGTAGGGGAAAGATGCTCAAGAATTTGCTGAATGGTCTCACGGTATT from Rubritalea squalenifaciens DSM 18772 harbors:
- a CDS encoding PTS sugar transporter subunit IIA, whose product is MKLASLLTVEQVMLDMKSEEHWPAIVELVEHLDKEGLLAPENKEDVLAALQVREDQISTGIGSGVAIPHAFSDKLEHVVAMFGRSKDGIDFEALDNAPVNFVLLFVVPKKDYHMHLQTLAAIAKMFNNCEVRQQLAEAETRRDILEILGSRPSRIHSER
- the argS gene encoding arginine--tRNA ligase, with the translated sequence MTFQQVIESRLLEAFAAAGIELPEGFKAQVVQSADLRFGDYQANSAMALAKRLRMNPRELATQVVEALQVEDLATTEIAGPGFINFRIKPEAWAGKVAELLGDERLGVEKVENPENIVVDFSAPNVAKPMHVGHIRSTIIGDSLSRISRFLGHNVITDNHIGDWGTQFGMVIYGWKNLLDEAALKADPLQELLRLYRGVNALCKEDEAVKDQCREELVKLQSGDQENYAIWEKCVEVSKLGLDKIYDRLEVTFDHWLGESYYNDALAPLVETMEKEGMARESDGALCVFSSGEGDPGNDPFKEKRDGEWSDLPMIIRKRDGGFNYATTDIATVDYRLHEWNADKIWYVVDARQGLHFKQLFDVSKRRGCKAELKHVSFGTILGKDGKPLKTRDGDLPQLEDVLSDAIKQSRIVLEEKSGHLEEEEKEKLAEVIGLGAVKFTELSHHRASDYIFDLEKMVALVGDTAPYLQNAYVRTRSIFRKLEEEVVLDSEGLTITEDGEIHLSRILSRFGEVLPSVLDDLRPNILANYLLDLAKAFHSFFEACPVLKSEGEVRKSRLVLCELTARVLEKGLGLLGINVPERM